A genomic stretch from Methanomassiliicoccales archaeon includes:
- the cas2 gene encoding CRISPR-associated endonuclease Cas2, translating to MLTLVVYDIHDDKRRQQLARVLGRFGLTRVQYSAFRGDLNPNDKEVLIRKVTKYVEDEIDCIFVIPLCGRCLATSEVISKNGRMLVSESSVEIV from the coding sequence ATGCTCACATTAGTAGTTTATGACATCCACGATGATAAAAGGCGCCAGCAGCTCGCAAGAGTGTTAGGCCGATTTGGTCTTACGAGAGTGCAGTACAGCGCTTTCAGGGGAGATTTGAACCCAAATGATAAGGAAGTTCTCATTCGCAAAGTTACGAAATACGTTGAGGATGAAATCGATTGCATCTTCGTCATTCCGCTCTGCGGGAGATGTTTGGCAACGAGTGAGGTCATCAGCAAGAATGGTCGAATGCTCGTGAGCGAATCAAGCGTTGAAATTGTGTGA
- the cas3 gene encoding CRISPR-associated helicase Cas3' yields the protein MFEKTFEDICGFPPYPHQKQTAESLIQNKSILLRAPTGSGKSEAIFLPFLIARQEKLPSQMIYSLPMRTLVDDVSNRFQKLAHKVSGGIRVVGHHGKRMESPLFYADVVVTTIDQTTGAYACTPLNLPLRHGNIPAGAVASSLLVFDEVHTFEPLLGLQVALILAKHSAKLGFPFVFMSATMPDSFVNFMRKQYNTEFVDANENDIRVRKERNLFIHAKLSEELDAKKIISFIKDSNERIIIVCNRVSKAQEIYEQIRNEALNKGFKLILLHSRFLEDDRERKEKELKEIFGERDPKSKAILISTQVIEVGLDITCEIMISELAPIDALIQRAGRCARRGGIGHFYVFNVSDFAPYKEQEDIIIKTKKELERIDGRKLDWELEKELINRILGGCFEEYLKPEYGARVLNELAEGAFFGNRQQVERTVRETLACDITIHDDPAALGTRIFSLEKMKLNAGLLRRFVQNEKPLIWKIETDDIEEEKVIPKILVCKDTDIHPYGFYIIHPDFAYYSDELGLQLGKKGLPLDSRESISRDELIMKRKEESWNEHSRLTLQYFRNNILPYYWLPITKLADSWRIERDGFIARLELCLVLHDLGKLTVEWQKKIGRKSQPLAHSNADTGKRLPPHSTISAYVLSDIFFDWGNFGDALRFSIAHHHGVRSREVPRYELIPEWKDEAIKVTSMVNLDLDFSKIEKRARQLSSTMLDTFPLIKNEKFYRTYCVVSRILRLSDRIATAGDENAILCYENWYGNV from the coding sequence ATGTTCGAGAAAACATTTGAAGACATTTGTGGATTTCCTCCATATCCTCATCAAAAACAAACCGCTGAGTCTCTCATTCAAAATAAAAGTATTCTGCTGCGTGCTCCGACTGGTTCGGGAAAATCTGAGGCTATTTTTCTACCCTTCTTGATAGCCAGACAAGAGAAGCTACCATCACAGATGATTTATTCGCTACCAATGAGAACTTTGGTCGATGATGTCTCAAACAGATTTCAAAAATTGGCCCATAAAGTATCTGGAGGAATCAGAGTCGTTGGCCATCATGGCAAGAGAATGGAAAGTCCCTTATTCTACGCAGATGTCGTTGTAACAACAATCGACCAGACAACCGGAGCTTATGCATGCACACCTCTTAATTTGCCATTAAGGCACGGTAATATTCCGGCAGGGGCTGTCGCCTCATCTCTTTTGGTATTTGATGAAGTTCATACTTTTGAACCCTTATTGGGACTTCAAGTAGCATTGATTTTGGCAAAACATTCGGCGAAATTGGGATTTCCATTTGTTTTTATGTCTGCTACAATGCCAGACTCGTTTGTCAATTTTATGAGAAAACAATATAATACTGAATTTGTAGATGCAAATGAAAATGATATAAGAGTGAGAAAAGAAAGAAACTTATTTATCCACGCAAAATTAAGTGAAGAATTGGATGCGAAAAAAATCATCTCGTTTATAAAGGATTCCAATGAAAGAATAATAATTGTGTGCAACAGGGTGTCAAAGGCCCAGGAAATTTATGAACAAATCCGCAACGAGGCTTTGAATAAAGGCTTCAAGTTAATACTATTACATTCTCGGTTCCTGGAAGATGATCGAGAAAGGAAGGAAAAAGAGCTGAAAGAGATCTTTGGAGAAAGAGACCCGAAGAGCAAGGCAATTTTGATCTCAACTCAGGTCATTGAAGTTGGACTTGACATCACCTGCGAGATTATGATTTCAGAATTGGCTCCAATTGATGCACTAATCCAAAGAGCTGGGAGGTGTGCACGACGGGGCGGAATTGGCCATTTTTATGTATTTAATGTCAGTGACTTTGCTCCTTATAAAGAACAAGAGGATATCATCATAAAGACCAAGAAAGAACTAGAACGGATCGACGGACGGAAGCTAGATTGGGAATTGGAGAAAGAATTGATTAATAGGATATTGGGAGGTTGTTTTGAGGAATACCTAAAACCTGAATATGGAGCACGAGTACTGAATGAGCTCGCAGAGGGAGCTTTTTTCGGTAATCGACAACAAGTCGAAAGAACGGTTAGAGAAACTTTGGCTTGTGATATAACCATACACGATGATCCAGCTGCACTGGGCACTCGAATATTTTCATTGGAAAAAATGAAATTGAATGCAGGACTCCTTCGTCGATTTGTACAGAACGAGAAACCTCTGATCTGGAAAATTGAAACTGATGACATCGAAGAGGAAAAGGTCATTCCCAAAATACTGGTCTGCAAGGATACGGATATTCATCCATATGGATTCTATATTATTCATCCCGATTTCGCATATTATAGCGATGAACTCGGACTACAATTAGGCAAAAAAGGTTTACCGCTTGATAGTCGCGAAAGCATATCCAGAGACGAATTAATAATGAAAAGAAAGGAAGAAAGCTGGAATGAACATTCAAGGCTTACACTACAGTACTTCAGGAATAACATCCTTCCATATTACTGGCTCCCAATTACGAAACTCGCCGATTCTTGGAGGATTGAAAGAGATGGATTTATAGCTAGACTAGAGTTATGCTTAGTCCTGCATGATCTGGGAAAATTGACCGTTGAATGGCAAAAGAAAATCGGAAGAAAATCTCAACCACTAGCTCATTCAAATGCAGATACTGGAAAACGATTACCCCCACATTCCACGATATCAGCATACGTTTTATCGGACATATTCTTCGACTGGGGCAATTTCGGTGATGCTTTGCGGTTTTCAATTGCACACCATCATGGAGTTAGATCAAGAGAAGTACCAAGATACGAATTAATTCCAGAATGGAAAGATGAAGCTATTAAGGTTACTTCGATGGTCAATTTGGATCTGGATTTTTCAAAAATTGAAAAGAGGGCAAGGCAGTTGAGCTCAACTATGCTTGATACATTTCCATTGATCAAGAATGAAAAATTTTACAGGACATATTGTGTTGTTTCCAGAATCCTTAGATTGTCGGATAGAATTGCTACAGCAGGTGATGAAAATGCAATACTATGTTATGAAAACTGGTATGGAAATGTTTGA
- a CDS encoding DevR family CRISPR-associated autoregulator, giving the protein MSDGIFEMAILGRVVWDLHSLNNEGTVGNVTEPRTVVLANGEKTDGISGEMLKHIHAENLWILEANKDSFCEACKRLEPARADKNTNVTKKNTPQDAVRQAIIDCTLCDAHGFLIQKPTVARPSTIEFGWAVGIPEIHRDIHLHARHALGEKVKPKGAPQTGKCDSCGRDNVDVWEIEQQKLCKDCAATLTTSQMIYHRPTRSGAYAVVTVFQPWKIGLNNVNYAYEIDDNKRKERYNLVLKAYQTMFMRTEGAMTTTRLPHTEGFEGLIVVSKANMPAPIISPLREDYKDEIKKIATMMNQTSNQSVNENEILEVMEFSSISSFIEKMKGLLERRPYKLTLEK; this is encoded by the coding sequence ATGAGTGATGGAATTTTTGAAATGGCAATATTGGGAAGAGTGGTGTGGGATTTACACTCTCTGAACAACGAAGGAACTGTCGGGAATGTAACTGAGCCGAGAACAGTTGTCTTGGCAAACGGTGAAAAAACCGATGGGATCTCTGGGGAAATGCTCAAGCACATTCATGCTGAGAACCTCTGGATATTGGAAGCAAACAAAGACAGTTTTTGCGAAGCTTGCAAGAGACTAGAACCAGCCAGGGCAGACAAAAACACAAATGTAACAAAAAAGAATACGCCTCAAGATGCAGTAAGGCAGGCCATCATCGATTGCACGCTCTGTGATGCACATGGTTTTTTGATTCAGAAGCCTACTGTGGCACGTCCATCGACAATTGAATTTGGATGGGCTGTCGGAATCCCCGAGATCCATAGAGATATCCATTTGCACGCAAGGCATGCACTCGGAGAAAAGGTGAAACCAAAGGGTGCCCCCCAGACGGGAAAATGCGATTCATGCGGAAGAGATAATGTTGACGTATGGGAGATCGAGCAACAAAAACTCTGCAAAGATTGCGCGGCGACATTGACGACGTCCCAAATGATATATCATCGCCCGACTAGATCTGGTGCATATGCAGTTGTAACAGTATTCCAGCCTTGGAAGATTGGTCTCAATAACGTCAACTATGCCTACGAGATCGACGATAACAAAAGAAAAGAAAGATACAACCTTGTGCTTAAGGCATATCAAACTATGTTCATGCGAACTGAAGGCGCGATGACCACCACGCGGTTGCCGCATACAGAAGGATTTGAAGGATTGATCGTTGTATCAAAAGCAAATATGCCAGCACCGATTATTAGCCCATTAAGAGAGGACTACAAGGACGAAATCAAGAAGATCGCGACTATGATGAATCAAACATCAAATCAATCAGTGAACGAGAATGAGATCCTTGAAGTCATGGAATTTAGCTCGATCTCGTCATTTATTGAAAAAATGAAAGGTCTGCTCGAGAGAAGACCTTACAAACTGACTCTGGAAAAATGA
- the cas6 gene encoding CRISPR system precrRNA processing endoribonuclease RAMP protein Cas6 has product MRRACCSDVERGCRKCNSNNDCVYYYIYERESATRGYAPPTRPVIIVPPFFGRELEFKNGCRLNVDIYFFGKFRKYLPHTLLGIKLLGFTGIGGIRRYNMNRFTIESAECAFSGEKIYDGETIKLTKLKTLDISDPELYNDFEGLIEVGFRTPIILKSSEFPPSPQKLLEMIRSRLILYVNEYGDGSTVDDFTCKGEVIPISKHFHELERRSRRTGARRFDGYTGIARYRFEGLDDVGKWLLSVGALMGAGPRSAFGCGFLTVKEVSSTEDR; this is encoded by the coding sequence TTGAGGCGAGCCTGTTGTTCTGACGTGGAAAGAGGCTGCAGAAAATGCAACTCTAATAATGACTGCGTGTACTACTACATATATGAGCGCGAAAGTGCAACTCGTGGATATGCACCTCCGACAAGACCTGTTATTATCGTGCCCCCATTCTTTGGTAGGGAGCTTGAATTCAAGAATGGTTGCCGATTGAATGTTGATATCTACTTTTTCGGAAAATTTCGAAAATACTTACCTCACACATTGCTGGGAATTAAACTCCTAGGTTTCACTGGCATTGGTGGGATCAGGAGATACAATATGAATAGATTCACGATCGAGAGTGCGGAATGCGCGTTTTCTGGGGAGAAAATATATGACGGAGAGACGATTAAACTGACGAAGCTCAAGACTCTCGACATTTCCGATCCTGAGTTGTATAACGATTTCGAAGGCCTTATCGAAGTTGGTTTCAGAACACCAATCATTTTGAAGTCCTCGGAATTCCCGCCATCGCCTCAAAAACTGCTCGAGATGATCAGGTCGAGGCTGATTCTATATGTCAATGAATACGGAGACGGCTCAACAGTTGACGATTTTACATGCAAAGGTGAGGTCATCCCGATTTCAAAACATTTCCACGAATTAGAGCGCCGCTCTCGTAGAACTGGCGCGAGAAGATTCGATGGATACACCGGCATCGCCAGATATCGTTTTGAGGGGCTTGATGACGTTGGGAAATGGCTCTTGAGCGTCGGGGCACTCATGGGCGCGGGTCCGCGATCGGCCTTCGGGTGCGGATTTTTGACCGTAAAAGAAGTCTCTTCCACTGAAGATAGATAG
- a CDS encoding class I SAM-dependent methyltransferase: protein MLTKNHDPATLWRRQYLATMACEKSRNFYDDEHTAIRFAENPYVWKDGRLRCSQLEIKKNWSVLDIGAGPGTMAIPLAKRCRKVTAVEPSKPMVKILKRNSRIHGLQNIEVVHSRWEDVNEDIGRHDVIIAAYSLMMEDIEGALLKMDRLANKHVHLYWFAGVPFWERIRADLFPIIYKKEYSCSPKCDLIYRVLYNHGIYPDVINLSNGAFPRYRSFTTKEALAELRELLWLNEGVHDDILIDYIKNRYKKDGEDRWLRPDNTVRVRISWRPDHKSRKW, encoded by the coding sequence ATGCTCACGAAAAATCATGACCCTGCTACTCTCTGGAGAAGGCAATATCTTGCAACAATGGCTTGCGAGAAATCCAGAAATTTCTATGATGATGAACACACTGCGATTCGGTTCGCAGAAAATCCATACGTCTGGAAAGATGGTAGATTACGATGCAGTCAACTTGAAATAAAGAAAAATTGGAGCGTTCTGGATATCGGGGCGGGTCCCGGCACGATGGCGATACCTCTGGCGAAACGCTGTCGGAAGGTAACGGCTGTTGAACCGTCGAAACCGATGGTCAAGATTCTCAAGCGAAATTCCAGGATACACGGTCTCCAAAACATTGAGGTCGTTCACAGTCGCTGGGAAGATGTCAACGAGGATATTGGACGTCACGACGTCATCATCGCAGCATATTCCCTCATGATGGAAGATATTGAAGGCGCTTTGTTGAAAATGGACAGACTTGCCAATAAACATGTCCACCTCTACTGGTTTGCTGGAGTTCCATTCTGGGAAAGAATAAGGGCCGACCTCTTCCCGATCATTTACAAAAAAGAATATTCATGCTCGCCAAAATGCGATCTGATATACCGAGTCCTGTATAATCATGGCATTTATCCAGACGTCATCAACCTCTCCAACGGCGCTTTCCCGAGGTACAGATCGTTCACTACAAAGGAGGCGCTGGCAGAACTCAGAGAACTGCTTTGGCTCAATGAGGGCGTACACGATGATATCCTCATAGATTACATCAAAAATCGTTACAAAAAGGACGGAGAAGATCGGTGGCTCAGACCAGACAATACCGTGCGCGTCAGAATTTCCTGGCGACCCGATCACAAATCCAGGAAATGGTGA